DNA sequence from the Prolixibacter sp. SD074 genome:
TGGCATACCAACCACATGGGTACCGGATTACCATCGATGGAAAGATGTTCAGAAGAAAAGCTTTCGCGGTGACGGTGGCCAATACTTCGCAGTTTGGGAACAACGCGTTTATTGCGCCACGGGCCAAAATCGATGACGGCTTACTGGATATCTGTATTTTGAAACCGTTCCCGGTAGGCGTGGCACCTGATTTGGCGCTGCGATTATTCAATGGCCAGCTCGATCATTCGAAGTATTGCGAATATCATCAGGGAAAAGAAATTCTGATTGAAGGCGAAACTTTGAGCTGCCAGGTCGATGGCGAACCGGTAATCAATAACCATCCTCTTCAACTTTCTGTGGATGGAAAGTCATTGAATATACTTGTCCCCGGAAATATCAGAACGTTTGCCGGCCCGTTTTTCGCTGGATAGGCTGATGAAAATTCAAAGTACTGAGGAGTAACTATTCTTCTCCCGGGTAACCGATGGTTTGTCCCAACAGAATTTTCTGATGAGGCCTTAATTTCATTTTCTTGCCCAATGATTCTTTGTCAATCGAACCCCGCACAACACATCCCAATCCATTGGAAGCACAGAAAAGATAAACATTCTGGGCGATAAAACCACAATTGGCATATGTATCCGAAGGGGTATCGTTGAAATCGCCGAGCATCAACCGGTCGAGATCGGCGACGTAGATAAAATTCAGCGGAGCAGTAGCCACATAGGGCTGCATACCGCACAACGCCCTGATGTCTCCGGTCAGGACGGTCTTTAAACGATTGGTCATGGCATTGTACAGGTAAAGTCCGTCGGGAGTGGCAACATAAATGTCAATTTCCTGCCGGTTCATGGCGGAAGGGGCGGTACGTTTCCCGTCTTTGCGGTTGATTCCCCACGCGGCCCACAGCAGATCTGCCATCGTCTGTGGCTGGATGGTGTCATTGGTGAATTCGCGGGTAGAGTGTCGATTGGCAAGCGCTTCCATCAATGGCATGCCTCCGGTTTTGTCTGGTTCGGGAAGCTGAATATCCTGGCTGAATACGCAAGGTATTCCGGCCAATAGGACGAGGATGGTGAAAAGCAATTGTTTCATAAGTTAATTGATTAAGTGGTTTGTATGAACTTATAATCAATTGAATTTAACGAAAAAATCAATTTCCTCCATACATTCGGACGTCTTTGTCGGTGATAATTTTATCACAAAGGATAATCAAGCGTTCTATTACATTCCGGAACTCGCGGATGTTGCCTGTCCACTTTTTGTTTTTCAATTCCTGGATGGCTTCTTCCGTAATCGTTTTCGGTTGCTGGCCGTATTCAGCACAAATTTGTCGGTTGAAATGCTCCGCTAATATTGGAATGTCTTCTTTTCGATCTTCCAGTGCGGGAACATGGATTAAGATGACACTGATGCGGTGATACAAATCTTCCCGGAAATTCCCTTTTTCAATTTCTTCCTGAAGGTTTTTATTGGTAGCTGCAACTACCCGCACATCTATTTTTATCTGCTTGTCTCCGCCTACGCGGGTTACAATGTTTTCCTGTAAAGCACGTAAAACTTTGGCTTGCGCCGAAAGGCTCATATCCCCAATTTCGTCGAGGAAAAGGGTTCCGCCGTCGGCCTGCTCGAATTTTCCTATTCGTTGTTTATTGGCCGATGTAAACGCACCCTTTTCATGTCCGAACAGTTCACTTTCGATTAGCTCGGAAGGAATAGCGGCACAGTTCACTTCTACGAACGGGCCCTGGGCACGGGCAGAATTTTCGTGCAAACGGCGGGCAACCAACTCTTTTCCGGTCCCGTTATTTCCGGTTATCAAAACACGTGCTTCAGTGGGGGCAACACGGTCGGTCATGTCAACCACGCGCGAAATGGCTTCCGATTCGCCGACAATCTGGTACCGTTTATCAACCTTTTGTTTCAGGACTTTGGTTTCCTGGACCAGATTAGTCTTATTGCTGGCATTGCGGATGGTAATTAGTAATCGGTTGAGGTCAAGCGGTTTTTCAATGAAATCGTAAGCGCCTTTTTTTATGGAATCGACGGCTGTATCGATATTGCCGTGCCCTGAAATCATAATCACTGTAGCATCTGGCCGCATTTCCATAATGCGTTGCAACACTTCAATACCGTCCATCTCGGGCATTTTAATGTCGCAAAAAATGGTGTCGTACTCATTGGCTTTCACCAACTCGAGACCTTCCGGGCCATTTTCTGCCAGGTCGACTGTATATCCTTCAAAACCAAGGATATCTTTCATGGTGTTACGGATGCTGCGTTCGTCGTCGATGACCAGAATTTTAGACATAATATTACATGATTTAGATTTCGTAGGACATAAATTCGTGCATGGCGCCCTCTTTTAAAGCGAAATGCGACTGGTACATCCGGCTGATGTCCAGTTTGCGCAGCACAAAGTTAACGAATACCGAGGCAACCACAATCATTTCGACACGCATCGGATCCATTCCTTTCATTTTTTGTCGTTCGCCGAGGGTTGAGATCTTCAGCATTTCATGAATTTTTTGAAAAGCACCCACGGGTAAAAGAGAAGCGGTGCGATAAGTACTTTCCGGCCCGACTTCCTCGTATAGGTCAGTAAATGTGTCGAATGCACCGGAACAACCAACCAGAATATCCGGGCGGTGATTTTCGCACGCATGCCACAAGATGGTCAGTTCATCTTCGAACCATTGCTCCATTTTTGCAATTTCTTTGGGGCTTAAGGGATCGGAAGGGTGGAATATTTCCAGTACCCTGGCTATTCCGATGTTGAAGCTTTGTTTCCACAAGATGTTATCACCTTGCGAAAGAATAAATTCGTTACTTCCGCCACCGATATCGAGAATCAGAACAGTTTGGCCGTTTACCGGAAGCGAAAGGTTGACCCCCTTGAAAATGAGTTCTGCCTCGCGGTCGCCATCAATAATTTCGATTTCCCATCCCAGTTTAGCCCAAACAGCCTCGAGGAAAATATTCCGGTTCTTTGCACCCCGTATTGCCGATGTGGCTAAAATCTTTACGTCTTTAACCTGGTGTTCGTTGATGGTGAGTGCATGTTTGTGTAGCGCCTTTAATCCCCGCTCAATGGCATCGGAAGTCAGCAATTTTTTGTGGATACCGCCCAGGCCGAGTTTAACAGCTTCCTTCCCTTCATACATGGTGACGAACCCACCATCGGCGAGTGACTCTGCAATTAAAAGATTGCAGGTATTGGTTCCCAGATCGATAATGGCTTTTCGACTCATTGAAGGCATTTTTATACTTGGCTGTTTATTGTTGATAATTATTTGCCGGTGTATCCGGTTACGGTATGGAAAGATATACGAAAATTAGCAATGTTGTTACTGAAAAGCAAGGAGAATCAGGGCGTGTAATCGATGTGCATGATTACCAAATAAAAAGAGGACAGCTTGTTGCCATCCTCTTTTTCTAGGTAAAATATCCTGAATTAAAATAATCCGTCAACCGACAGGTAACGTTCTCCGGTATCGTAAGAAAAAGTCAGAATACGGCTGCCTTTCGGAAGTTCCTGGATTTTCTTATTGATAGCGGCCAGCGAGGCGCCGGAAGAAATTCCGACCAGTAAGCCTTCTTCGGAAGCAGCTTTCTGAGTAAACATAAATGCCTCCTCTTTGGATACCTGGATGGTTCCATCGAGTGTTTCCGTTTTCAGGTTTTCCGGGATAAAGCCGGCACCAATTCCCTGGATAGGATGTGGTCCCGGGGCTCCGCCCGAAATAACCGGTGAAGTTTCCGGTTCGACCGCAAAGGTCTGCATATCGGGGAAGCGTTTTTTTAACTCGATAGAAACGCCGGAAATGTGCCCGCCGGTTCCCACACCGGTAATCAGGTAATCGATTCCGTCCGGGAAATCGGCCAAAATCTCTTTCGCCGTATACTCAGCATGGGCCTGGATGTTGGCCGGATTATCGAACTGAGAGGGGATGAACGAACCGGTATTTTGTTCTGCCAGTTCCTTCGCGCGGTTGATGGCACCTTTCATTCCCTGTCCTTTCGGGGTCAGCTCGAGTTGGGCGCCGTACGCTTTTAAGATGCGGCGGCGTTCGACAGACATGGACTCAGGCATCACCAAAATGAGCTTGTACTTTTTAACGGCAGCAACCAAAGCCAACCCAATACCGGTGTTCCCGGAGGTTGGTTCGATAATAAGATTACCGGGTTTTAATACTCCTCTTTCTTCCGCATCATTAATCATTTGCAGCGCGATACGGTCCTTGATGCTGCCTCCCGGATTGGTTTTCTCCACTTTGACGTATACTTCGTAGTCGTCGGGATAAAGGTTGTTAATACGCACGTGCGGCGTATCACCAATAGTTTCGAGAATAGTTTTAACTTTCATAATTCATGTGAAATTGGTTATGATGTAACAGTATAATTGAACAAAAAAAAACCTTCCTGGTTCGGGAAGGTTTTTCTATGGAACTAAAAAATCAGAATCAACTTGTGTATAGAATATCCTTCCTGATAACGGTATAACAGGTACAACAATTGCACATATGGCATTTTCGAATATTCATGCTGTGACAAATATAAGACATTTCGGACAAAATTATCCGAATGGATAAGGTCAATATTGTATTAAATAATACGAATAGCAGTCTTTCTGTTTTAACTTCTGTACGTTAGCCATTTGCCCAACTCTTTCCAGGTTGGTTTCTTGCCATACATCAGAATACCCGTACGGTAAATCTTTCCGGCTACCCAAACGGTCCCGGCGAACGTAGCAACCAGCAATACCATCGACAGGATAAGTTCCCAGGCCGGAACTCCAAACGGTATTCGCACCATCATAACTACCGGCGAGGTAAATGGAACCAGGCTGAACCAGAAAGCGATTTGTCCCTCCGGATTGGTAATGGCATTCATCATCACAATGATGGCGATAATGAGCGGTATGGTCACCGGAAGGGTAAACTGTTGTGCATCTTCCTCGGAATCGATTGCCGAACCGACGGCACCGAATAACGAACTGTACAACAGATAGCCGCCAATAAAGAAGAAGAAGAAACAGCCAATGATTAACGGGAAATTGATGCTGCTCATCATCGAAAAGATTTCCTGCACCTGGCTGCTTTGGGCAACGTTTTCCATCTGGCCACTCATTTGGCTTTGTGCCATGAGGTTCTGTGCCTGGTCGGGCGACATATCGGGAATGAAGCCTTTGGCTGCCTGGAAGATCCCGATAAACAGCACCACCCAAATAGCGAACTGTGTCAGTCCCACCAGTGCGATACCAACAATTTTTCCCATCATCAGCTCGAAGGGTTTCACACTGGAGATAATGACCTCTACAATACGGTTCTGCTTTTCTTCCATCACACCGCGCATGACCATGGTGCCGTAGATGAAGATAAAGATGTAGATCATGAAACCGAAAATATACCCAAGCACCATGGCAATTTCGGTGGAACTCTTGTGTTCTTCGCCTTTATCGCCTACGCGGATGGTATTAACATGGATATTCGTCCGTGCAGCCTCCAGTTTTCGTTCCAGATCGGGAACGGCTGCTTCCTTTAACAGGGCAGAGCGTTTGTCTTTTTCAACAATGGAGGATAGGTTCCGGTCGATGCTGTTCTTCAGATCGAAGGGAACATTTTTCTCTGAAAAGATCTCAACATTGTTGGTGGTAACCACATTGGGCGGAATGGCCAAAATAGCATAATACTTCGAATCTTTCAGATTATCGCGCAGTTTGTTGTATTCTTCCTTCGGAATAAAATGAAATTTTGTGTATTCACTACTCTCGAGCCTTCCAAGAAATATACCGGAGCCATCGTATACGGCTACCGTGCGCTCTTCGCTATTGTTCATGGTTGCCAGGTAGGTAGGCAGAATGGTGATAGCGGCAAAAAGTACCGGCATCAGCAGGGTTAGAATAATGAACGACTTCTTTTTAACCCGTGTGTTGTATTCTCTTTTTATGATGATACCAACTTTTTTCATCGTCAATGTTTTTCT
Encoded proteins:
- the cysK gene encoding cysteine synthase A, whose protein sequence is MKVKTILETIGDTPHVRINNLYPDDYEVYVKVEKTNPGGSIKDRIALQMINDAEERGVLKPGNLIIEPTSGNTGIGLALVAAVKKYKLILVMPESMSVERRRILKAYGAQLELTPKGQGMKGAINRAKELAEQNTGSFIPSQFDNPANIQAHAEYTAKEILADFPDGIDYLITGVGTGGHISGVSIELKKRFPDMQTFAVEPETSPVISGGAPGPHPIQGIGAGFIPENLKTETLDGTIQVSKEEAFMFTQKAASEEGLLVGISSGASLAAINKKIQELPKGSRILTFSYDTGERYLSVDGLF
- a CDS encoding SagB/ThcOx family dehydrogenase, whose translation is MKQLLFTILVLLAGIPCVFSQDIQLPEPDKTGGMPLMEALANRHSTREFTNDTIQPQTMADLLWAAWGINRKDGKRTAPSAMNRQEIDIYVATPDGLYLYNAMTNRLKTVLTGDIRALCGMQPYVATAPLNFIYVADLDRLMLGDFNDTPSDTYANCGFIAQNVYLFCASNGLGCVVRGSIDKESLGKKMKLRPHQKILLGQTIGYPGEE
- a CDS encoding phosphatase, which codes for MSRKAIIDLGTNTCNLLIAESLADGGFVTMYEGKEAVKLGLGGIHKKLLTSDAIERGLKALHKHALTINEHQVKDVKILATSAIRGAKNRNIFLEAVWAKLGWEIEIIDGDREAELIFKGVNLSLPVNGQTVLILDIGGGSNEFILSQGDNILWKQSFNIGIARVLEIFHPSDPLSPKEIAKMEQWFEDELTILWHACENHRPDILVGCSGAFDTFTDLYEEVGPESTYRTASLLPVGAFQKIHEMLKISTLGERQKMKGMDPMRVEMIVVASVFVNFVLRKLDISRMYQSHFALKEGAMHEFMSYEI
- a CDS encoding sigma-54 dependent transcriptional regulator, which gives rise to MSKILVIDDERSIRNTMKDILGFEGYTVDLAENGPEGLELVKANEYDTIFCDIKMPEMDGIEVLQRIMEMRPDATVIMISGHGNIDTAVDSIKKGAYDFIEKPLDLNRLLITIRNASNKTNLVQETKVLKQKVDKRYQIVGESEAISRVVDMTDRVAPTEARVLITGNNGTGKELVARRLHENSARAQGPFVEVNCAAIPSELIESELFGHEKGAFTSANKQRIGKFEQADGGTLFLDEIGDMSLSAQAKVLRALQENIVTRVGGDKQIKIDVRVVAATNKNLQEEIEKGNFREDLYHRISVILIHVPALEDRKEDIPILAEHFNRQICAEYGQQPKTITEEAIQELKNKKWTGNIREFRNVIERLIILCDKIITDKDVRMYGGN
- a CDS encoding ABC transporter permease: MKKVGIIIKREYNTRVKKKSFIILTLLMPVLFAAITILPTYLATMNNSEERTVAVYDGSGIFLGRLESSEYTKFHFIPKEEYNKLRDNLKDSKYYAILAIPPNVVTTNNVEIFSEKNVPFDLKNSIDRNLSSIVEKDKRSALLKEAAVPDLERKLEAARTNIHVNTIRVGDKGEEHKSSTEIAMVLGYIFGFMIYIFIFIYGTMVMRGVMEEKQNRIVEVIISSVKPFELMMGKIVGIALVGLTQFAIWVVLFIGIFQAAKGFIPDMSPDQAQNLMAQSQMSGQMENVAQSSQVQEIFSMMSSINFPLIIGCFFFFFIGGYLLYSSLFGAVGSAIDSEEDAQQFTLPVTIPLIIAIIVMMNAITNPEGQIAFWFSLVPFTSPVVMMVRIPFGVPAWELILSMVLLVATFAGTVWVAGKIYRTGILMYGKKPTWKELGKWLTYRS